In a genomic window of Mycolicibacterium neoaurum VKM Ac-1815D:
- the murA gene encoding UDP-N-acetylglucosamine 1-carboxyvinyltransferase, translating to MSDRFVVTGGSRLSGEVAVGGAKNSVLKLMAAALLAEGTSTITNCPDILDVPLMAEVLRGLGATVELDGSTVRITSPDEVKYDADFAAVRQFRASVCVLGPLVGRARRAKVALPGGDAIGSRPLDMHQAGLRQLGARCNIEHGCVVAEADHLRGAEIQLEFPSVGATENILMAAVLAEGVTTIHNAAREPDIADICMMLNQMGAQVSGAGSSTLTITGVDRLYPTEHRVIGDRIVAATWGIAAAMTRGDISVTGVDPAHLQLVLHKLHDAGATVTQNDNGFRVVQYERPKAVNVATLPFPGFPTDLQPMAIGLACIADGTSMITENVFEARFRFVEEMIRLGADARTDGHHAVVRGIPQLSSAPVWASDIRAGAGLVLAGLVADGETEVHDVYHIDRGYPMFVENLVSLGAGIERVHS from the coding sequence GTGAGCGATCGTTTCGTGGTGACGGGCGGAAGCCGGTTATCTGGCGAGGTCGCCGTCGGGGGAGCAAAGAACAGTGTCCTGAAACTGATGGCGGCCGCGTTGTTGGCCGAGGGCACCAGCACGATCACCAACTGTCCGGACATCCTGGATGTGCCGTTGATGGCGGAGGTGCTCAGGGGACTGGGCGCCACCGTGGAGTTGGACGGTTCGACCGTGCGGATCACCTCACCCGATGAGGTCAAGTACGATGCCGACTTCGCGGCGGTGCGGCAGTTCCGTGCGTCGGTCTGTGTGCTCGGACCGCTGGTGGGGCGGGCCCGGCGGGCCAAGGTCGCCCTCCCCGGTGGCGACGCCATCGGATCACGGCCCCTGGACATGCACCAGGCCGGCCTGCGTCAACTGGGTGCCAGGTGCAATATCGAGCACGGCTGCGTCGTCGCCGAAGCCGACCATCTCCGGGGAGCCGAGATACAGCTCGAGTTCCCCTCGGTGGGGGCGACCGAGAACATCTTGATGGCCGCGGTGCTCGCCGAGGGCGTGACCACCATCCACAACGCGGCGCGCGAACCCGATATCGCCGATATCTGCATGATGCTCAACCAGATGGGGGCGCAGGTCTCCGGTGCGGGGTCGTCGACCTTGACGATCACCGGGGTGGACCGGCTCTATCCGACCGAACATCGCGTGATCGGCGATCGCATCGTCGCCGCCACGTGGGGGATTGCCGCGGCGATGACCCGGGGGGACATCTCGGTGACGGGGGTCGATCCCGCGCACCTGCAGCTGGTGTTGCACAAGCTGCACGATGCGGGGGCGACGGTCACGCAGAACGACAACGGCTTCCGGGTCGTGCAGTACGAACGGCCGAAGGCGGTCAATGTGGCGACATTGCCGTTCCCAGGCTTTCCGACCGATCTGCAGCCGATGGCGATCGGGCTGGCGTGTATCGCCGACGGCACCTCGATGATCACCGAGAACGTGTTCGAGGCGCGGTTCCGTTTCGTGGAGGAGATGATCCGGCTCGGGGCCGACGCGCGGACCGACGGCCACCATGCGGTGGTGCGGGGGATCCCGCAGTTGTCCAGCGCCCCGGTCTGGGCATCGGATATCCGGGCGGGAGCCGGATTGGTTCTCGCCGGCCTCGTTGCCGACGGCGAGACCGAGGTGCACGACGTCTATCACATCGATCGCGGGTATCCGATGTTCGTCGAAAACCTGGTCAGCTTGGGCGCCGGGATCGAGCGCGTACACTCGTAA
- a CDS encoding cob(I)yrinic acid a,c-diamide adenosyltransferase gives MAVHLTRIYTRTGDDGTTGLSDFSRVSKNDARLEAYADCDEANAAIGVAVSMGDPDDRIRDVLLQIQNDLFDAGADLSTPVVEDPEYPPLRVRQDYIDRLEGWCDEFNEGLPNLDSFILPGGTPLSALLHVARTVTRRAERAAWRAVDEHGDSVNVLPAKYLNRLSDLLFILSRVANPAGDVKWQPGGQRTRP, from the coding sequence ATGGCTGTGCACCTCACCCGCATCTACACCCGGACCGGAGACGACGGCACCACCGGGTTGAGTGATTTCAGCCGCGTGTCGAAGAACGACGCCCGGCTGGAGGCCTACGCCGACTGTGACGAGGCCAACGCGGCGATCGGTGTCGCCGTGTCGATGGGCGATCCGGACGACCGCATCCGGGACGTCCTGCTGCAGATTCAGAATGACCTGTTCGACGCCGGCGCGGACCTCTCCACGCCTGTCGTCGAGGATCCGGAATATCCCCCGCTGCGGGTGCGCCAGGACTACATCGACCGCCTCGAGGGCTGGTGCGACGAATTCAACGAGGGCCTGCCGAACCTGGACTCGTTCATCCTGCCCGGCGGAACACCGCTGTCCGCACTGCTGCACGTGGCGCGGACGGTGACTCGTCGGGCCGAGCGGGCTGCCTGGCGTGCGGTCGACGAGCATGGCGATTCGGTCAACGTCTTGCCGGCGAAGTACCTCAACCGGCTATCCGACCTGCTGTTCATCCTGTCGCGGGTGGCCAATCCGGCCGGCGACGTCAAGTGGCAGCCGGGCGGTCAACGCACCCGGCCGTGA